A single genomic interval of Panthera tigris isolate Pti1 chromosome E3, P.tigris_Pti1_mat1.1, whole genome shotgun sequence harbors:
- the ORAI2 gene encoding protein orai-2, producing the protein MSAELNVPVDPSTPACSEPGHKGMDYRDWVRRSYLELVTSNHHSVQALSWRKLYLSRAKLKASSRTSALLSGFAMVAMVEVQLETQYQYPRPLLIAFSACTTVLVAVHLFALLISTCILPNVEAVSNIHNLNSISESPHERMHPYIELAWGFSTVLGILLFLAEVVLLCWIKFLPVDARRQPGPPPGPGGHTGWQAALVSTIIMVPVGLIFVVFTIHFYRSLVRHKTERHNREIEELHKLKVQLDGHERSLQVV; encoded by the exons ATGAGCGCTGAGCTCAACGTGCCTGTGGACCCCTCCACTCCTGCCTGCTCTGAACCCGGCCACAAGGGCATGGATTACCGGGACTGGGTCCGCCGCAGCTACCTGGAACTGGTCACGTCCAACCACCACTCTGTGCAGGCGCTCTCCTGGAGGAAGCTCTACCTGAGCAGAGCCAAGCTGAAGGCCTCCAGCCGGACCTCCGCCCTGCTGTCAGGCTTCGCCATG GTGGCCATGGTGGAGGTGCAGCTGGAGACCCAGTACCAGTACCCGCGGCCGCTGCTCATCGCCTTCAGCGCCTGCACCACGGTGCTGGTGGCCGTGCACCTCTTTGCCCTGCTCATCAGCACGTGCATCCTGCCCAACGTGGAGGCCGTGAGCAACATCCACAACCTCAACTCCATCAGCGAGTCCCCGCACGAGCGCATGCACCCCTACATCGAGCTGGCCTGGGGCTTCTCGACCGTGCTGGGGATCCTGCTCTTCCTGGCCGAGGTGGTGCTGCTCTGCTGGATCAAGTTCCTGCCCGTGGACGCGCGGCGCCAGCCcggccccccgcccggccccggcgGCCACACGGGCTGGCAGGCCGCGCTCGTGTCCACCATCATCATGGTGCCCGTAGGTCTCATCTTTGTGGTCTTCACCATCCACTTCTACCGCTCGCTGGTACGCCACAAAACCGAGCGGCATAACCGCGAGATCGAGGAGCTGCACAAGCTCAAGGTGCAGCTGGACGGGCACGAACGCAGCCTGCAGGTCGTGTGA